Genomic window (Deinococcus aquaedulcis):
AGTGTTTTCTCCGAAAGTTTGTTCCAGCAGGTTGATACCTGCCTGCCGGGGGCAGAAGGCGTAGTGTTGCAACGCGGACAGGTTCACAGGCTCCTCCATCGTCAGTCTCCCATTGGAAAAGGGCTGGTCGCCACACGGCGGCCCAGCCCCCAGAACAGTTCGCCTTATACGGGGCCCCTGTGATTCCGAAGCCTATTGGGAAGAGCGCAACTATGCTTTTCCATCGCCGTAGCCCCGCATCTTCTCGCGTTCGCTCTGCGATGCAGCTCTACGAGTCCGCTCGCCCCTCGCCTTCGGCTCACCTGAGTTCCGTATTAGCCCTCAACGAGTCGGGTCAGGGTCACGCCGTTCGGCAGCGCGGCGTCGTCTACGTTGACGTCGTAATCCGCGAACTCGCGCGGGGCCAGTTCGGCGTTCTTGCGCCCCACCCTAACGCGCCCCAGCAACTTGTGCGCGGGGGCGTTGCCCAGCTTGCTGTCGTGGCTGAAGACGTACAGCCCCCGGCAGGCCGTCAGGCCCCGGCTGGCGCTGCGGTCCAGGTCCCACATGTTCTCCAGCGCCTGCCACAGCACCTGAAGGTCCTCGGCGTTGAAGCCAGTCCCCGTTCCAGAATCATTCTGGGCAAAGCTGGGCACGTAGAAACCGTGGGCCAGATACAGGCCGTAGGGGACGAAGGCTTTGCGGCCCATCGTGCCGCTGCGGACGGTTTCATCCTCCGCGGCCTGTTTCTTGTCCGGGTTGGTCAGGGCGACGCGCGTGATAGCGAAGTCCAGACCCAAGATGGGGTCCTGGCTGCGGGCGAAGGTGAACTGTACGGGGCCACGGACCTGCCCTGCGTTGACCTCGGTGCTCATGACGGCCCCGAAGGTGCGAATGTCGTAGAAGTTCTGGCACATCCACTGCCGGGCCTCGCTGATGTCTTTCTGCGTGGCCTTTTTGGGGTCTTTGCCCAGGGCGCTGTATGCCCGGCCATGCTGGTTGTTCAGAATCGCGCCCTGCTGCACGTAGATCTTGAAGCGTTCTTCGGTACCGCGCAGGGCGTCCACGTAGTTGCGTACCTTGCGCTTCAAGGCCACGTCGGTGACCAGGCCGTAGCCGGTTTCGGGGTCAATGCGCGGCAGGTTCCCGGCGTCGGGGTCGCCGTTGGGGTTGCCGTTGGTCACGTCGAACAGCAGGACGAACTCGTGGCGAACATCGGGATTCAGGTGCAGGTTACTCATGGCTGGTGTCTCCTTCATCGGTGGCGTTGGGGGGAGTGGTCTGCTGGCTGGCTTTTTTGGCCTGCGCCTCCGCCATGCGCTCACGCATCTGCGCGGCCAGGGCAGCTTTCTGGTGGTAGTAGCCCAGGCTAAACAGGGCCTGTTCCTTGGTCGTCAGTGGCCGCTGCGGCACCTCTGAAGGCTTCAAGCGGGCCATCACGCGGCCCAGCAGGTCCTGTTTCTCGTCGTGGCGGAACTTGTTGTCCTTGCGCAGCTTTTGCAGGTGCGCCTGCGAACCCTGAATCAGGCGTCCCATCACCGCGTAGGGCGTGGTGCTCATGGAGCCGTAGAAGCGGTCCACCAGTGTGGTGTTCGCCTTCATCACAGCGTGCTGAATATCATCCAGCACAGCCAGCAGGCGGCCCAGGTGGTAGGTCGGATTGGGAAAGTCTTCGTCTAGGTAGTCCAGGTGGGCGTCATTCATAGCGAACTCCTGTGGGCGCGACAGCAGCACCATGCGGGTCAGGGCGGCGCGCGGGCGGGTCACGCGCTTCTCGGCGCGGTTACGGCCGGCCAGTCGGCTGAGGAAGGTGTGGGGCAGCGCCTCGCCGGCCAGGGCAAAGCGAATCAGGGCGTCGGTATCGGCCTCGGTCCTGTCCTTTTTGGGGTCGCGGTACATAGCGCCAATCAGCTCGTACAGGCCGTACAGCTTGCCGTGGTGTTCCTCGGTCATCGGGGCGATGCTCTGCCGCGCAAAGTACGTGGCCAGGCGCTGCGTGGTGGCCTCCACCGTGCTGCGGAGGTGGGTGCGCACGGCGATGCGGCTGCCGCTGGGGGTCATGCCCAGGCTGTAGAACGCCGCCGCATTGCTGACCTTCACCCCTGGCGGATGAAAGATGCTGCTCAGCGCATCCCGAAATTCGGCAGGGTCGGTCTGAACAGGCTGAGTGGGCTTGCGGGCAACGTCACTCAGGCGGCGGCGTTTGACGGCGCCTTCCACGGCTTCCGGGTCTTTAATGACTGGTCCTACGGGCGGAACATCGCCTTCCGAGGTCCAGAAGCCATAAGTGACCCCTCCCACGCTGAGGCTGGTGTTGCGGTCGGCCAGCAAGGTGTTCAGGGCGGTGGCGTACTTGCGGGCCTCTTCAAACGCCACCGGCGCGATGTTGGAGCCGCGCAGG
Coding sequences:
- the cas7c gene encoding type I-C CRISPR-associated protein Cas7/Csd2 encodes the protein MSNLHLNPDVRHEFVLLFDVTNGNPNGDPDAGNLPRIDPETGYGLVTDVALKRKVRNYVDALRGTEERFKIYVQQGAILNNQHGRAYSALGKDPKKATQKDISEARQWMCQNFYDIRTFGAVMSTEVNAGQVRGPVQFTFARSQDPILGLDFAITRVALTNPDKKQAAEDETVRSGTMGRKAFVPYGLYLAHGFYVPSFAQNDSGTGTGFNAEDLQVLWQALENMWDLDRSASRGLTACRGLYVFSHDSKLGNAPAHKLLGRVRVGRKNAELAPREFADYDVNVDDAALPNGVTLTRLVEG
- the cas8c gene encoding type I-C CRISPR-associated protein Cas8c/Csd1; translation: MILNELVKYADRLEREGKAQPFMYTAQVIKWLVDIAPEGTFRSLNRTSSGVLKGRDPGKTFIAPNVVRGVDIKPKLLADKAEFVFGLGDGNPERLVRQREAFLKLTQACAAETGNPAVGAVAQWLSALDPQAFHADHLSGHEDYSSADQFAFVVGGQVLIDLPEVQRYWAQVCTPEGGDTFVAQSLISGEVGPTMSIEPVKIKGIFGGQMAGMNFISANSAAFESYGLRGSNIAPVAFEEARKYATALNTLLADRNTSLSVGGVTYGFWTSEGDVPPVGPVIKDPEAVEGAVKRRRLSDVARKPTQPVQTDPAEFRDALSSIFHPPGVKVSNAAAFYSLGMTPSGSRIAVRTHLRSTVEATTQRLATYFARQSIAPMTEEHHGKLYGLYELIGAMYRDPKKDRTEADTDALIRFALAGEALPHTFLSRLAGRNRAEKRVTRPRAALTRMVLLSRPQEFAMNDAHLDYLDEDFPNPTYHLGRLLAVLDDIQHAVMKANTTLVDRFYGSMSTTPYAVMGRLIQGSQAHLQKLRKDNKFRHDEKQDLLGRVMARLKPSEVPQRPLTTKEQALFSLGYYHQKAALAAQMRERMAEAQAKKASQQTTPPNATDEGDTSHE